Proteins co-encoded in one Corylus avellana chromosome ca9, CavTom2PMs-1.0 genomic window:
- the LOC132192297 gene encoding syntaxin-71-like — MSVIDILTRVDSICKKFDKYDVERQKDLNVFGDDAFARLYAVVETDLEAVLQKAESASKEKNKASAVALNAEIRRTKARLLEEVPKLERLAVKKVKGLSGEELAARNDLVLALPDRIQAVPDGTAPAPKQTGGWTASASRTQIKFGSDGQVNDEFFQQTEESSQFRQEFEMRKVKQDQGLDMISEGLDTLKSMAHDMNEELDRQVPLMDEIDTKVDKAAADLKNTNVRLKHTVNQLRSSRNFCIDIILLCIILGIAAYLYNVLKK, encoded by the exons aTGAGCGTGATCGACATTTTAACAAGAGTAGATTCGATCTGCAAGAAGTTCGACAAATACGACGTCGAAAGGCAGAAGGATCTCAATGTCTTCGGCGACGATGCCTTCGCTCGCCTCTACGCCGTCGTTGAGACCGACCTCGAGGCTGTTCTTCAG AAAGCGGAGTCTGCTTCGAAGGAGAAGAATAAGGCATCGGCGGTTGCGTTGAATGCGGAGATTCGTCGAACCAAGGCTAGATTGCTAGAGGAGGTCCCCAAGTTGGAGAGACTGGCTGtaaaaaag GTGAAAGGACTTTCGGGGGAAGAGCTTGCTGCCCGGAATGATTTGGTGCTTGCATTGCCAGATAGGATTCAAGCTGTACCTGATGGGACTGCACCTGCACCCAAACAAACTGGAGGTTGGACTGCCTCAGCTTCTCGTACCCAGATCAAATTTGGTTCAG ATGGGCAGGTTAATGATGAATTCTTTCAACAAACCGAGGAGTCGAGTCAATTCAGGCAGGAGTTTGAAATGCGCAAAGTGAAGCAG GATCAAGGTTTGGATATGATATCAGAAGGTTTGGATACACTGAAAAGCATGGCTCATGATATGAATGAG GAATTAGATAGGCAAGTTCCTTTGATGGATGAGATTGACACTAAG GTCGACAAGGCAGCAGCTGACCTTAAGAATACTAATGTTAGACTTAAACACACAGTGAATCAG CTGAGGTCCAGTCGAAATTTCTgtattgatattattttgttgtgtatAATTCTTGGAATTGCTGCCTATCTATACAA TGTCCTGAAGAAGTGA
- the LOC132161618 gene encoding zinc finger protein JACKDAW: MMSAGDAFSVPSSIGGFPQEQNANPNPKPDPTPAVKKKRNLPGTPDPDAEVIALSPKTLMATNRFICEICNKGFQRDQNLQLHRRGHNLPWKLRQRTNKEVRKKVYICPEKTCVHHDASRALGDLTGIKKHFSRKHGEKKWKCEKCSKKYAVQSDWKAHSKTCGTREYKCDCGTLFNRKDSFITHRAFCDALADESARLTSLAASNLSFRSDSSLNETVINPQAAGLPHGLSGRGVQDAAGICQFRPGFRPDFNGMAIGNSLGLDQQQKPRLSLWLNHPNEMVANSHLYASSSSTGFPDMVQAAPGNALFGSSSIANFGNFNEFEGFDKSSTVNPASANASLSLTAPLHELKEGGNKGNLVETLSSLYSDKQSKPPGAAAAPMSATALLQKAAQMGSTRSNNPSQFGSTFGVMSSSSSNPSSFINNAINQNRNDHQLHQVFQNAKQQQQAENFAAADGMLGSKSFDQLMMQASGKQSEAVPVKHHQSSPTRDFLGMGGRESQRPFLPQELAKFTSIGSSMGLSQFTGNH; encoded by the exons ATGATGTCGGCCGGCGACGCTTTCTCAGTACCCTCTTCAATCGGAGGGTTTCCTCAAGAACAGAAcgcaaaccctaaccctaaacctGATCCTACTCCAGCTgtcaagaagaagagaaaccTTCCGGGAACACCAg ATCCAGATGCTGAAGTTATTGCTCTTTCACCGAAGACACTCATGGCGACGAATCGATTCATCTGCGAAATATGCAATAAAGGGTTCCAGAGGGATCAGAATCTACAGCTTCACCGGAGGGGTCACAATCTTCCGTGGAAGCTCCGGCAAAGGACGAATAAAGAGGTCCGGAAGAAGGTCTATATTTGCCCGGAAAAAACCTGCGTCCACCACGACGCCTCCAGAGCTCTCGGCGACCTCACCGGAATAAAGAAGCACTTCAGCAGGAAACACGGCGAGAAGAAATGGAAGTGCGAGAAGTGTTCGAAGAAATACGCCGTTCAATCTGACTGGAAAGCTCACTCTAAGACCTGCGGCACTCGCGAGTACAAGTGCGACTGTGGAacccttttt AACAGGAAAGATAGCTTCATCACCCACAGAGCAttttgtgatgccttagccgATGAGAGCGCCAGGCTTACTTCACTTGCTGCTTCGAATCTGAGTTTCAGAAGCGATTCGTCACTGAATGAGACGGTTATAAATCCTCAAGCGGCCGGTTTGCCACATGGATTGTCCGGCAGGGGAGTTCAAGATGCTGCCGGAATTTGCCAGTTCCGTCCCGGGTTTCGACCGGATTTCAACGGCATGGCAATTGGAAACTCTCTTGGTTTAGATCAGCAGCAGAAGCCGAGATTGTCGCTGTGGCTTAACCACCCAAATGAGATGGTAGCTAATTCTCATCTGTACGCGTCATCGAGCTCTACGGGTTTTCCTGACATGGTGCAAGCGGCGCCGGGGAATGCTCTCTTTGGTTCATCTTCTATTGCTAATTTTGGAAACTTCAATGAGTTTGAAGGGTTTGATAAGAGTAGTACTGTTAATCCAGCTTCAGCAAATGCAAGCCTCTCTTTAACAGCGCCGCTTCATGAATTGAAGGAAGGAGGGAACAAAGGAAATTTGGTGGAAACGCTATCCTCTCTTTACTCCGACAAGCAATCAAAGCCGCCGGGGGCGGCGGCTGCTCCGATGTCGGCCACTGCGCTTTTGCAGAAGGCAGCGCAGATGGGTTCTACAAGAAGCAACAACCCATCACAGTTTGGCAGCACATTCGGAGTGATGAGCTCCTCTTCTTCAAACCCATCAAGCTTCATTAATAACGCTATCAATCAAAACAGAAACGATCATCAGCTGCACCAGGTGTTTCAAAATGCAAAGCAGCAGCAGCAAGCAGAGAATTTCGCAGCAGCTGATGGAATGCTGGGCTCAAAGAGCTTTGATCAGCTGATGATGCAAGCAAGTGGGAAACAAAGTGAGGCGGTTCCAGTTAAGCATCATCAAAGCAGCCCAACTAGAGACTTTCTTGGCATGGGAGGAAGAGAATCTCAACGACCATTCTTACCGCAGGAGCTGGCAAAGTTTACTTCAATCGGCTCATCTATGGGTCTGAGCCAATTCACTGGCAACCACTAA
- the LOC132162150 gene encoding syntaxin-71-like, protein MSVIDILTRVDSICKKFDKYDVERQKDLNVFGDDAFARLYAVVETDLEAVLQKAESASKEKNKASAVALNAEIRRTKARLLEEVPKLERLAVKKVKGLSGEELAARNDLVLALPDRIQAVPDGTAPAPKQTGGWTASASRTQIKFGSDGQVNDEFFQQTEESSQFRQEFEMRKVKQDQGLDMISEGLDTLKSMAHDMNEELDRQVPLMDEIDTKVDKAAADLKNTNVRLKHTVNQLRSSRNFCIDIILLCIILGIAAYLYK, encoded by the exons aTGAGCGTGATCGACATTTTAACAAGAGTAGATTCGATCTGCAAGAAGTTCGACAAATACGACGTCGAAAGGCAGAAGGATCTCAATGTCTTCGGCGACGATGCCTTCGCTCGCCTCTACGCCGTCGTTGAGACCGACCTCGAGGCTGTTCTTCAG AAAGCGGAGTCTGCTTCGAAGGAGAAGAATAAGGCATCGGCGGTTGCGTTGAATGCGGAGATTCGTCGAACCAAGGCTAGATTGCTAGAGGAGGTCCCCAAGTTGGAGAGACTGGCTGtaaaaaag GTGAAAGGACTTTCGGGGGAAGAGCTTGCTGCCCGGAATGATTTGGTGCTTGCATTGCCAGATAGGATTCAAGCTGTACCTGATGGGACTGCACCTGCACCCAAACAAACTGGAGGTTGGACTGCCTCGGCTTCTCGTACCCAGATCAAATTTGGTTCAG ATGGGCAGGTTAATGATGAATTCTTTCAACAAACCGAGGAGTCGAGTCAATTCAGGCAGGAGTTTGAAATGCGCAAAGTGAAGCAG GATCAAGGTTTGGATATGATATCAGAAGGTTTGGATACACTGAAAAGCATGGCTCATGATATGAATGAG GAATTAGATAGGCAAGTTCCTTTGATGGATGAGATTGACACTAAG GTCGACAAGGCAGCAGCTGACCTTAAGAATACTAATGTTAGACTTAAACACACAGTGAATCAG CTGAGGTCCAGTCGAAATTTCTgtattgatattattttgttgtgtatAATTCTTGGAATTGCTGCCTATCTATACAAGTAA
- the LOC132162386 gene encoding NAC transcription factor 47-like produces MAEKPENSDIQLPPGFRFNPSDEELIEHYLRNKVISKPLPASIIAEINLYKFNPWELPKKALFGEDEWYFFTPRERKYPNGVRPNRAAGSGYWKATGIDKPILTRCGTRSVGVKKALVFYKGRPPKGVKTDWIMHEYRLHDTMIWTTKRKGSMRLDDWVLCRVREKSRVLIRNTREDRNGPCYEPGVHEPCYVNMNPNLFTAVRNYLYNDCPMLPYIFASHETPCIDASSSISFQSSYSEKSLCPLVFEDNTILKRKLVEGNQREIFVPPSKKVSSRDNENEKVLISLSDSTGMKLCGKNQPLDNNYFDADQWNSLVQYQEFDHLVFTESD; encoded by the exons ATGGCGGAAAAACCTGAAAATTCAGACATTCAACTTCCTCCTGGATTTAGATTCAACCCATCTGATGAGGAGCTCATCGAACACTACTTGAGAAACAAAGTTATTTCAAAGCCGCTCCCTGCTTCTATCATCGCAGAAATAAACCTCTACAAGTTTAACCCATGGGAGCTTCCAA AGAAGGCTTTGTTTGGAGAGGATGAATGGTATTTCTTTACGCCAAGGGAAAGGAAGTATCCGAACGGGGTGAGGCCAAACAGAGCAGCAGGCTCAGGTTATTGGAAGGCCACAGGGATAGATAAACCTATTCTTACTCGGTGTGGGACGAGGAGTGTTGGAGTCAAGAAAGCCCTTGTCTTCTACAAAGGTCGCCCTCCCAAAGGAGTCAAGACGGACTGGATCATGCACGAGTATAGATTGCATGATACCATGATTTGGACTACAAAGCGAAAAGGGTCTATGCGA tTGGACGATTGGGTGCTATGTCGGGTTCGAGAGAAAAGCAGGGTTCTGATCAGGAACACTAGGGAAGATCGAAATGGTCCTTGTTATGAGCCAGGTGTGCATGAGCCATGTTATGTGAATATGAACCCTAATCTCTTTACGGCCGTCAGAAATTATTTATACAACGATTGTCCGATGCTGCCATACATCTTTGCCTCTCACGAAACTCCTTGCATCGATGCAAGTTCAAGCATAAGCTTCCAAAGTAGCTATAGTGAAAAATCATTATGTCCTCTGGTCTTTGAAGACAACacaatattgaaaagaaaactgGTTGAAGGAAATCAACGGGAGATTTTTGTTCCACCAAGCAAGAAGGTGAGCAGCAGGGATAACGAAAATGAGAAAGTCCTAATATCTCTGAGTGATAGCACAGGAATGAAATTGTGTGGAAAAAACCAGCCTCTAGATAACAATTACTTCGATGCTGATCAATGGAATTCCCTTGTCCAATACCAAGAGTTTGATCACTTGGTATTTACAGAAAGTGACTAA